From the genome of Acidimicrobiales bacterium:
CTGCTCGCCGACCAGCCCGACGAGCGCGGCGCCCACGTTCCCGCACCCGAGCACCCCCACCCGCACGGTCGTCTCCACCCGGGCGACGGTAGCGGACCGCCGGTCCGCTGGCGGCGTTCCAGTGCTTCTCATTGCTTTTCATGTCGCACCGGTGTACGGTGCGGTCCTCGAAGGACCGTCGCTCGTTCCCGTTCCCGTTCCCGTGGAGGACCACCATGACCCTCGCCGGCGCCGACCTGGCCCAGCTCGACGACCTCTCCCGCCGCTTCCTCGCCTGGGCCGACCAGGTGACCGGCCTCCAGTCCGAGATCACCGGC
Proteins encoded in this window:
- a CDS encoding WXG100 family type VII secretion target, with product MSHRCTVRSSKDRRSFPFPFPWRTTMTLAGADLAQLDDLSRRFLAWADQVTGLQSEITGAVNALVDVAWTGQVARAFRDQWNGEFSAALTRLAEALDAQAQFVQVKRDEFDRVANQLG